One Actinospica robiniae DSM 44927 genomic region harbors:
- a CDS encoding STAS domain-containing protein, whose amino-acid sequence MTTPLVVDVAQHQRGPTVITAAGELDLYSARRLETALIPAVEHGIVVLDTAAVVFCDSTGLRALVKAQRAARAASSSLRLAATSEAVTRVLELSGALAYFDLFPDVDAATDEDLAESA is encoded by the coding sequence ATGACCACGCCCCTGGTCGTTGACGTCGCGCAGCATCAGCGCGGCCCCACGGTGATCACCGCCGCGGGGGAGCTCGACCTGTACTCCGCGCGCCGCCTGGAGACTGCGCTCATCCCCGCCGTCGAGCACGGCATCGTCGTGCTCGACACCGCGGCCGTCGTGTTCTGCGACTCCACCGGCCTGCGCGCGCTGGTCAAAGCTCAGCGCGCCGCCAGAGCCGCCTCCTCCTCGCTGCGTCTCGCGGCGACCTCCGAAGCAGTCACGCGCGTCCTCGAGCTGTCGGGCGCGCTGGCGTACTTCGACCTGTTCCCCGACGTCGACGCCGCCACCGACGAGGACCTCGCGGAGAGCGCGTGA